The Sediminispirochaeta bajacaliforniensis DSM 16054 genome has a segment encoding these proteins:
- a CDS encoding amino acid ABC transporter permease has translation MEHIFPWDFSVIPAKFLFFRDAALLTLEITTLGILTGLVLGLIAALGKISRNKVAQGVSSAYIFLIRGTPLLLQLFIIYYGLTTVVTIPPFPSAIIALGVHNGAYIAEIFRGSIQSIHYGQMEAARSLGMPRRKAMRRIILPQAFKRAVPSLGNQFIIALKDSSLASTIAVPELLLKGRQLGSSTFMYMEMLIIVAIWYLIMTSVLTIGVHRLEKRLRVSDRDQT, from the coding sequence GTGGAACATATCTTCCCTTGGGATTTTTCGGTCATCCCGGCAAAGTTTTTATTTTTCCGGGATGCCGCCCTCCTCACGTTGGAAATCACGACACTTGGTATTCTCACAGGCCTGGTTCTCGGGCTGATAGCCGCGCTTGGGAAAATATCGAGAAACAAGGTGGCTCAAGGTGTATCGTCGGCCTACATCTTTCTTATTCGGGGAACACCGCTGCTGCTTCAGCTTTTCATCATCTACTACGGCCTCACTACGGTGGTGACCATCCCCCCTTTCCCGTCGGCTATCATTGCCCTCGGTGTTCATAACGGTGCCTATATAGCCGAAATCTTCCGGGGCTCCATTCAGTCGATCCACTATGGCCAGATGGAAGCTGCAAGAAGTCTTGGAATGCCCAGGCGAAAGGCAATGCGAAGGATCATCCTTCCTCAAGCCTTTAAACGGGCCGTACCGTCGCTGGGCAACCAGTTTATCATCGCCCTGAAAGACAGTTCCCTGGCCAGTACCATCGCGGTTCCTGAGCTGCTTCTTAAGGGGCGGCAACTCGGCAGTTCCACATTCATGTACATGGAAATGCTGATCATTGTCGCCATCTGGTATTTGATTATGACAAGCGTGCTCACCATCGGTGTTCACCGCTTGGAAAAACGATTGAGGGTTAGCGACCGTGACCAGACTTAA
- a CDS encoding response regulator, translating into MIRIMICEDEREARDGFRYLLGLDEEIRVVGAFASAEQLIDSIREVGIPDVVMMDIGLPEMSGIEATRIIHETWPQINILILTIFEEEEKILSAIQAGASGYVLKNTRPGELTSQIKALYRGGSPISPQIARTLLGELRKEKSPAGHVDYNLTPRELDVVKGIVAGYTYREIADRYNISGSTVKKHILHIYKKLNVSSKVEFMKKMYGPNGPLSAL; encoded by the coding sequence ATGATCAGGATCATGATATGCGAAGATGAACGGGAGGCGAGGGACGGTTTTCGTTATCTCTTGGGGCTTGATGAGGAGATACGAGTGGTCGGGGCCTTTGCTTCCGCCGAGCAGTTAATCGATTCGATTCGTGAGGTGGGAATTCCCGACGTGGTAATGATGGATATCGGTCTACCCGAGATGAGCGGCATCGAGGCAACCAGGATCATCCATGAAACGTGGCCTCAGATTAATATTTTGATTCTTACCATCTTCGAAGAGGAGGAGAAAATTCTTTCCGCCATTCAGGCCGGAGCATCGGGCTATGTACTAAAGAATACCAGGCCGGGCGAGCTGACCAGTCAGATAAAAGCACTCTATCGGGGCGGCAGTCCGATCAGTCCGCAGATTGCACGGACCCTTCTCGGAGAGCTTCGAAAAGAAAAATCTCCAGCCGGCCATGTTGATTATAATTTAACTCCTCGGGAGCTTGATGTAGTAAAAGGGATTGTCGCCGGTTACACCTACAGGGAGATTGCCGATCGCTACAATATTTCCGGTTCTACGGTGAAAAAGCATATCCTGCATATCTATAAAAAACTCAATGTAAGCAGTAAGGTCGAGTTCATGAAAAAGATGTATGGGCCAAATGGCCCATTGTCTGCTTTATAA
- a CDS encoding ABC transporter substrate-binding protein: MKRITSVLLMIALLLPAATLFAGGKQESSDNTISFAGSGGYPPFNFITENGDVEGFDVDVAAEIAKRMGKTLEYKTTAWDGIIEGLRARRYDGILGSMGITEEREKVVDFSDPYYYSGPQLIVRKDSGINDPSELSADNTIGLVTGTTFEKDANALGVKVKLYEDDNQTLMELLNGRVDGVLTDRIVGLNAIGKLKEGDKLTLVGSVLRTEKMGIAFQADDDELREKVNTILAEMRSDGTLKRISEKWFNGEDITVE, from the coding sequence ATGAAACGAATTACTAGCGTGCTACTTATGATTGCATTGCTGCTTCCGGCAGCCACCCTTTTTGCCGGGGGAAAACAGGAATCATCGGACAACACGATAAGCTTTGCAGGCTCTGGTGGGTATCCTCCCTTCAATTTCATCACTGAAAATGGTGATGTAGAGGGATTCGACGTCGACGTCGCAGCAGAAATTGCAAAGAGGATGGGGAAAACCCTAGAATACAAAACAACTGCCTGGGATGGTATCATTGAGGGACTGCGGGCCCGCCGCTATGATGGTATTCTCGGCAGCATGGGCATAACCGAAGAGCGGGAAAAGGTTGTCGACTTCTCCGATCCCTATTACTATTCGGGTCCACAGCTGATCGTAAGAAAAGACAGCGGTATCAACGACCCTTCCGAACTAAGTGCCGACAATACCATCGGGCTTGTGACAGGAACAACCTTTGAAAAAGATGCCAATGCCCTCGGTGTAAAGGTTAAGTTGTACGAAGACGACAATCAGACCCTTATGGAACTCCTCAACGGCCGTGTAGACGGAGTCCTCACCGATCGTATCGTCGGACTAAACGCCATCGGTAAACTCAAGGAAGGAGATAAGCTGACCCTGGTGGGCTCTGTTCTCCGAACCGAAAAAATGGGTATAGCCTTCCAAGCCGATGATGACGAGCTACGTGAAAAGGTAAATACGATTCTTGCAGAGATGCGCTCGGACGGAACATTGAAACGCATTAGCGAAAAATGGTTTAACGGCGAAGATATCACCGTAGAATAA
- a CDS encoding sensor histidine kinase, with protein sequence MEQIRCSIKTKLNLSIGSAVLFFLVLLLVISYGLFKDSALKSTEALSLALLDGTDKQIDAFFGELERITRSVAEFPSVRGVETERMRLEFLATVRARKRMLRAVYLGTAEGQMYEWGYGPGFVDNAPVFPSDYDPRERPWYKAALTAGDYTITRPYLYASVPAIGITAVIPVRTEGGRFVGILGVDVMLSDLQQIVDEMDMHHIGKVVLLNKDQIPIVNQFAEGVFDPSVVPSEGDGSFIHTFGDQLFYVASKQNTSSGWTLLLALPYRNIMERPMATIRLMIMLDVMLMLFLFVALGVIVNGFIIHPLLAIVKVIRTVESGKQDISMAVDTGDEIALLADELNALVVRVNDYSRKMEEEVRRRTKQLTALQQENLRLRVIEEKERIYGYLHDSLGARLTNIFLSNSVAQNSHDPELLKNMHERIEDNTQLAIGDLKEILAGADTDTRRIIDFRRLVTHTLGDRLKLRYITFQCNIEDSEPLNELPYALRFEFENILQELVSNVLKHSGAKSVTLDISVHDGAVRIAFEDDGKGFDPSEASIGFGIRNMMNRVRGMGGRFSLDSKPGGGTRVTIEVEAR encoded by the coding sequence ATGGAGCAGATTCGTTGCAGTATCAAGACAAAACTGAATCTTAGCATCGGTAGTGCCGTGCTTTTTTTTCTGGTGCTTCTTCTTGTCATTAGTTATGGTCTTTTCAAGGATAGTGCACTGAAAAGTACCGAAGCGTTGAGCCTTGCCCTTCTTGACGGTACGGATAAGCAGATTGATGCCTTTTTCGGGGAGCTTGAGAGAATCACCCGCTCGGTGGCCGAATTCCCATCGGTCCGAGGGGTCGAAACGGAGCGCATGCGATTGGAATTTCTCGCTACGGTTCGTGCACGGAAGAGGATGTTGAGGGCCGTCTATCTCGGAACGGCGGAGGGGCAGATGTATGAATGGGGCTACGGTCCCGGTTTTGTCGATAATGCCCCGGTTTTCCCCTCCGATTACGATCCAAGAGAGCGACCGTGGTACAAGGCGGCATTGACTGCCGGGGATTACACCATAACCCGTCCCTATCTGTATGCCAGTGTTCCGGCAATTGGTATTACCGCGGTCATTCCCGTACGTACGGAAGGGGGGCGTTTTGTCGGGATTCTCGGCGTAGACGTCATGCTTTCCGACCTCCAGCAAATCGTCGATGAGATGGATATGCATCACATCGGCAAGGTTGTATTGCTCAACAAAGATCAGATTCCCATTGTCAATCAATTTGCGGAAGGGGTTTTTGATCCTTCGGTGGTACCGAGTGAAGGGGACGGAAGCTTTATCCATACCTTCGGTGATCAGCTTTTCTATGTGGCGAGCAAGCAGAATACAAGTAGCGGCTGGACCTTGCTTTTGGCGCTTCCCTATCGAAACATCATGGAACGACCAATGGCGACGATTCGCTTGATGATTATGCTTGATGTTATGCTTATGCTTTTCCTCTTTGTTGCCCTGGGGGTAATTGTCAACGGCTTTATCATTCATCCGTTACTCGCCATTGTAAAGGTGATACGAACCGTTGAGTCGGGAAAACAGGATATTTCAATGGCCGTTGATACGGGAGATGAGATTGCCCTCCTCGCAGATGAGCTCAATGCCCTGGTCGTTCGTGTGAATGATTATTCTCGGAAAATGGAGGAGGAGGTTCGACGCAGGACAAAACAATTGACGGCATTACAACAGGAAAATCTTCGGCTCAGAGTCATTGAAGAAAAAGAACGAATTTACGGTTACCTCCACGACTCCCTTGGGGCACGGCTGACAAATATTTTTCTTTCCAACAGTGTCGCCCAAAATTCTCACGACCCGGAACTCTTGAAAAACATGCATGAACGGATAGAAGATAATACCCAGCTTGCCATAGGAGATCTGAAGGAAATCCTTGCCGGGGCGGATACGGACACCAGGCGGATTATCGACTTTCGGCGTTTGGTCACCCACACCCTCGGCGATCGTCTGAAGCTGCGGTATATTACTTTTCAGTGCAACATCGAAGATTCCGAACCCCTGAACGAGCTTCCCTATGCCTTACGTTTCGAGTTTGAAAATATCCTGCAGGAGCTGGTCAGCAATGTGTTAAAGCACTCGGGAGCCAAGTCCGTTACCCTCGATATCTCGGTTCATGATGGAGCGGTCAGAATCGCTTTTGAAGATGATGGAAAGGGCTTCGATCCTTCGGAGGCCTCCATTGGTTTCGGGATCAGAAATATGATGAACAGGGTCCGGGGAATGGGCGGCCGTTTTTCCCTCGACAGCAAGCCGGGAGGTGGCACCAGGGTGACCATTGAGGTAGAGGCAAGATGA
- a CDS encoding dicarboxylate/amino acid:cation symporter, translating into MSAQEKKGVMDWYFKSNLLMRILIGLVLGAIVGIIFGSSILWISPFGDLFVRLLKMIVMPVIFATLVVGAASISPARLGKVGIKIVLFYLLTSAFAVAIGLIFGNLFHPGTGLDLASVANASGRELVKPSLTSTLLNIVPTNPFSAIAGGDVLPTIFFAIIFGIGISYLKISENDRIKQAGDVLFRVFDGAAEVMYMVVRWVLQYAPVGVFALIAVVFAKQGAAAVGPLGKVTLAVYIALAVHVFLVYGGLLTANKFNLFHFLSGAKEAMLTAFVTRSSSGTLPVTMKCSEENHGVDRNIYSFTLPLGATINMDGTAIYQGVCALFIGFAIGLPLNFTQQITIIITAVLASIGTAGVPGAGAIMLLMVMDSVGLPITEGSPVAAAYAMILGIDAILDMGRTCINVTGDMTGTLLIAKSEKQVDMTKWQKK; encoded by the coding sequence ATGAGCGCACAGGAAAAAAAGGGCGTAATGGACTGGTATTTTAAATCAAATCTTCTGATGAGGATCTTGATTGGCCTAGTCCTTGGTGCCATTGTCGGGATTATTTTCGGCTCATCAATTCTCTGGATCTCTCCTTTCGGTGATCTGTTTGTCAGGCTTCTTAAGATGATCGTGATGCCGGTGATCTTTGCCACCCTGGTTGTGGGGGCGGCGAGTATCAGTCCTGCTCGGCTCGGGAAGGTCGGTATCAAGATTGTACTGTTTTATCTGCTGACCTCAGCCTTTGCCGTGGCTATCGGCCTTATTTTCGGGAACCTTTTTCATCCTGGTACCGGACTTGATCTTGCTTCGGTAGCCAATGCCTCTGGACGTGAGCTTGTGAAGCCTTCGCTGACTTCGACACTGCTTAATATTGTTCCCACCAATCCCTTCAGCGCCATTGCCGGAGGCGATGTTCTACCTACGATCTTCTTTGCCATTATCTTCGGTATTGGGATCAGCTATCTGAAAATCAGCGAGAACGACAGAATCAAGCAGGCTGGAGATGTCCTGTTCCGCGTCTTTGACGGAGCCGCCGAGGTTATGTACATGGTGGTTCGCTGGGTGCTGCAGTATGCCCCCGTCGGAGTCTTTGCCCTGATAGCCGTGGTTTTCGCCAAACAGGGAGCCGCTGCGGTCGGCCCTCTTGGAAAGGTCACCCTTGCCGTCTATATTGCCTTGGCTGTGCACGTGTTTTTGGTGTATGGCGGCCTGCTCACGGCAAACAAATTTAATCTTTTTCATTTCCTCTCCGGGGCCAAAGAGGCGATGTTGACCGCCTTTGTCACCCGTTCTTCCAGCGGTACTCTGCCGGTAACCATGAAGTGCAGTGAGGAAAACCATGGGGTTGACCGGAATATTTACTCCTTTACCCTCCCGCTTGGTGCTACCATCAACATGGACGGTACTGCCATCTACCAGGGGGTCTGTGCCCTTTTTATCGGTTTTGCCATCGGCTTACCGCTGAATTTTACCCAGCAGATTACCATTATCATTACCGCTGTGCTTGCATCGATCGGTACGGCAGGAGTTCCCGGAGCCGGTGCCATCATGCTTTTGATGGTTATGGATTCGGTCGGTCTTCCCATTACCGAAGGAAGTCCGGTTGCTGCCGCATATGCCATGATCCTTGGAATCGATGCCATCCTTGATATGGGGCGGACCTGCATCAACGTCACCGGCGATAT